In Cataglyphis hispanica isolate Lineage 1 chromosome 8, ULB_Chis1_1.0, whole genome shotgun sequence, the DNA window TTATCTTGTTTTCGAATCTTCCCGGAATGGATAAAGAACCTTCCCCCACAAttcagtttatataaataagatggAGCCACCCACGCAAACAGGagtgtataaaatttgtacacgtgtgtatagataatatataatatatctgtgtgtatatacatcatatatatatatatatatatatatatatatatatatatatatatatatatatatgaaatttgagACTTAAATAAATGtccgaatataataaataaataaatacacacatttttaCTCACCGGTTAGTGCTCTCTGACTGtcccattattatttattacgacgCTATATGTCAATTAACCTATGACATATAACACGATAATCCACTAACGTTTGTGTGTGTAGCTATTTCGACACTTATTACATTAATGAATTTGCGCTACAATGGAACCTCTTTATttcgaaattgaaaattaaggtatataatttatttcaaaattgtatcACTATTCTAAAATAGTATATGCgtagaatgaaaatattgttgtAGCGTGCTTTCTATCTCTTCAGAGAAGGATGACTAAAGATAGGACGTTAGTCGTACTTTAGTCGgactttaaatcatttttggaAATCTTTTAGGGACATTTATTATCTGGGTCTTTTTTCCTATACGCGATTATATGACATGTGTattagaagagaaagaaaaatttttgtttactcAGAAGGAGATAAATAAAgagtaagagaaagaaaaattcctGTTCAAtcaaaaggaaataaaaaattatattttaaaaggattttattatatagagaaaTGTAGAAGgattttttaacgatttttggaatataatcctttgacatttaatatatgagaattctcttttttttttttttttaaacaaaaattaaatttttttttatttatccattATCACAACAATTCTTAAAATACACACTttgattaataacataatatattgatgAATGCGCGtatatgtgttttattatataatatacaataatatataaataatcggaaaagaaatttaatttacttacaTAATTTgccattttcatattttatcgaattttacaatacattGTCATAAAGTTGTAGTTAAATGTTGAAGCAGGAGTTAATGtttgtttgcatttaaataatttaataccgTTATTAAGCtattttcctatatatataattaacattatattatttgatttaacttttattcgcGGGCATTAAGTTTATTTGACTTGTAATGcatgtaatgataaaaattttctattatatctttGAATACTTGATCTCGAGGTAGAATTAATCAAGTAAGATAAGTAAATAAGATAAGTAAGTAAATAAAGAAGATAGAAACATCATAAATAGAGGCAATTTCCATTGACAACGGAtgcaacaatttatttaaccaTGTTTTTTAAGGATGTACAgttgtataatataagattgttTATGCTTTCTATGATTTATTATGTTccattatagtaataatttcatGGCAGTTATTGAGTTACAGTAATGACATACAAGTTAGACAAATTTACCGTACATATGCTAGTACAATGCATATAatgtattctaaaaataatataggatGAGGGttggaagaaaaaagagatattcaattttaatttttatacagtatatatttctttatatttttttttctcgtcgacGTATTTTCTCTCACGTATAGAGACATGctgtgatatttatataacatatttttatatgcatcttTTAGGAACAGGAATAGTACATGTTTATTACAACAAGTAAGCATGTAAATGCTTCTGTTAACACGAAAccatatacaatacaatactACAGGCACAGGTTAAGATACTTTGATTCTTCTGTTTAGAATAtgcataaattatcatttgcgaaaaagagaatttaatatccaattattggagagaaaatatgaaatgtaaaaaattgacgGAGTCAacctaatttttattgataaaaagtcgtaaatttttgacaaaaattgcATTGACATATCAGATAAgctatagatataattttttaacattcatAAATCATgaatcgaaaattatataatagaaatttgccgataattattttattaaccgATAATCTCCTTATCACATAtggataattgaaataaaaaatgaaaacattttgcaattacaaatttttgcatGCTGTTGagcatttcattaaaatttaacatgtcACTTAATCCGTGCCTGAACATTTTCAATTGACAACGAGTGTTTCATTACATTCGTATTTCTCTCTTGCTTATAGCCGCGTCATATATTTGATGTTTATGTGACTTATGGCGGACGAACGAGAAAATTCAAGGATTATTATCTCAGTACATTTACTTTCTAACAAGTACGGAAAATATTCgtcatgatttattattatttacacactCGATAGATTAAACGTACTGCTGTTTCGATATATGTTATGTTTGTCTCTTTACGGGCAGTGATCGATAATTAAAGCGAATCTAAAGAATACAATTTCTCTATCGTTGTCAGTCCCGTAAAATAGAATGATCTGctgatagaaattaataagcaaaataCGCAAATTACAATCCtatatttttcgcaaacaaTTTGATTACTCTTATTATATGacgtacatttattattacaataatcattaattcccaaaagacacatttattaatttcataatacgTTTGACGCGAATGTAttcttaattatacaataatatacaatcaCACAAACAATGATATCAGATACGCACAACGAAAGTTTTGTCACAAATTTGTAACAGAACAACAATTAACGGTGAAGTATCAACACGGCACCAGTTAATCGTTAGTTGATTGAACTGACCATCCGTGTAAAATTCAATTCTCATTTAACGTACAGATGTACACGATTTGATACGAACGCAACGCAACAACAATCCCATCATTGCATGGAGAGCAGTTAATCGAATAGCGTGCGTTTATCAATCCTTTACATTTCTTCCGGacgatttcctttttttcgtaTACGCACAGCTTTTTGTAGTACAATTCAAATCTCCTTTTCAACAATGCGAAAATATTCGAATGTAGAGAGAAAACGATTCAAattaaaaccaaaaaaaaaaaaggctacGTAAGAGCACAAgacaatattaaagtattgtGAAACGAATGAAAGCCGTAGTGCTTTGGAAAAAACATACTATGATTGCCAGAGGTACGCGTGTTCAGTACGGATACCGTTTGTTTTTCAATTCTCCAAATATCTTTTCGCAAACCGGAGAGAAACTTCGCTTTTTCTCTGGCGCCAAATGCAAATCAATTTCAGCGAATTGTACAATCGGGTgtcttttataatcaatatacgCATTCAAAACGAGATCGCCGtaacaagaaagagagactttAACTTGAATTTACTTGACGAAATTATGCaacgaaaaaatatacttttaaattatcgcCGGTCGCGTCTCTATTCGCGTATCGAAACAGCGTaaccatttttataatattcgcaAGGGCGTTTATTTACACGTTATACGACGTAATTAGCTCTTCGGCGGTGATGGATCGATATGCGCcgtaaagataataaagatacTTAATCCTAGCACATACTCACTATGAAATATTTAGCGTAGGAAAGTTTGCAGTCGAAGAATTTAATACACCTTGTTAGATTTTTCGGAATATTTCGGCCGTGTAGAATGTCAGAAGTGGAAAACGAgaagtttgaaattaatagtttGGGAAATTGTTGCAAATGCCGTTTAAAGGGACAACGTGTTACGTAGAGCAACGAAAGGAAAAACTGCAAGCTAGATTTAATAATCGATGCCGTTAACTTTGTGTTTTATTGCGTATTGCATATATCGATTAATCGCGCATACAATAAAAACTTGGTAACGaggtaaataaaagtaaaaatataatttttgcgcgAAATTTCGTTTAATTTGACCAAAGTTATTTTAGAATAGTAACTGAGATTTAAACATGCCGCAGCTACACGCAGAGTGGCGATAAAGAGCAGgaagataatataaagttccccctctctcctctttcctcTCGCGATCtcgtttaattacaattatattatttcaatatgagAGGTTACACGGGAGAGcaataaatgaaatagaatTTTGACTAGTAGATTACATCGAGTTTTGCGCCTATCTCTTTAACAATTCATacgtttacataaaataacctggcgtaaaatatatatatgcgcggttttttttgtttttttcaattacacgGGGTAGCGGAGTTAGAAAGAAGTCTTTCCGAATATAAAGTTTCCAGGTACGTTCGGGTCGTCGGAGCAGAAATATTGCTTCCATAGATCGGCGAATTTCTCGCGAGTCACTTCTTTACCCTGCGAAGAAGTAAACAGTTTTGTAAGGCTCGATACCGCGTTACGCTatcctcttctttttattttcttttcctttccgCTTGATTGATACTCACCACCCCCAGTTTCTTGAACGCCTCGCGTGCCTCGGCCTCGTCAACTCCGTGACTGCTGCACACCTTGCTGAATTCGGTCTCGTCGATCGATCCGTCACCTGACGATACGGGATAGATCGGATTCAAGTTTGTGAAACTatcgtttcatatatatatatatatatatatatatatatatatatatatatatatatatatatatattatatattattatattattatatttattttatatatttatttatatatttatatatttattttatattattttatatatatattatattattatatatattatattattatattatattatatatatatattttatatatatagttttatatatatatatatatatatatatatatatatatatatatatatatatattacaagggACTGAAGGTAAAAAATgctgagaaattttttgtatgcAAAGGCGGGAGGgaggtatattattataggaatttttatgaatgaatGAAGGATAATGAGTGAAagggatatttattattagacttTCTAACCCTCGCATTCCCGAAACTGTCATTCATTTTTAACGCGATtagtttatcaaattttaaagaatttcaaaaatatatactgtaattaaaataagaagataaaaataaaagcatttaatttaaaaatgcttaGAAACATTTAAGTTATACAtgtactaataaaaaatatagtgtaaatataaaaaattatctataaaatatttattttcacgtgcattgaaaaaatatatataaataagtataaattgtataaacgCTATTCATTGAGAAGGTAAAGTGAAACGAGGTTTGTGAAACAGAGCAATCTCAGGGAGAGGGATGTATTTACTAAGTAAGTATTTACTGTAATTCGTGAAACTACATGAGAGGAGACAGAATTAATGATACTTCCTCCCCAAGTCACTTTCTACTCGAGTAATTATGCTTACATTAGTTATTTCTGAAATCTCCACGCGAATGCGTAATGAATTACGTTTGCGCGTAACCGGTACGTGAATATAAACGGATTTATCGAGGGAATGAGTTCGCCGAGACTTACCGGATGAATCCTCGAGATCGAACATGAAATTCATGTATGTTTGTTGCCATTCGAGTGCGTGTGCCGGATCTTTCGCATACTCTTCCCACATCGAATACCATTCGTCTCGACTGATCTATAAGATGCACGTCGGTTAATATCGCGCGCCCACATACGTATTCGCTTTTGATCAGCAAGCTATATCTGCGTTTCTCGTATgtcgttttaaattttaatcatatatcgTGAAATATCGCGGAATATGCCTTTAGATTGCGGAGTAAAAAGCAAATACACAAGCGAGCACAGCTAAGAGACTGTTTCAAGAATTATAAACGCAAAAACActttaaaaatcgataaatgcAGACAGAAAGTGGGACGGAAATATGCTAAAAATTCAGAAAGCTATTTTAgagtaaagaataaaagagaaacgtACTAAAATCCATCAGAGAAATCGTAACTTgattttatagttaaaataGTTAGGAATAATTTAAACGTTATACCTGTCCGTCCTGATCGACATCGGCTCGTTGTTGCAATCCTTCCCAGACTTTAGTCAAAGTATTCTTAATATGCTGCGTTGTGGCATCGTCCGGTTTCCAATGCTTGGAATTGCAGATTCGCTATAATACGAATAGAATGCGAATCAGTTAGAATTCTTGGATATTCTTGATTTATAAGCgtaattgaaaattgcaaataaaaataatcaattattaattaaataatcgaatctttcaaatttaagaagctaatagatttttagaattagacttttttctaagatttataaaataaatgtatttatttattcatatacttgaaaaaaaaaaaaatataatagcgataccgaaaaaaataattgaattaatttacacatGCAGTACGCTTACTTGGACGGCGAGATCAAAATCCTTCATGTCGATGGTACCACTTTCATTAACATCTGGGAAAGAAAGGACAGCAGGACATTGTTATCTGATATCTTGATACGTTTCTTCACTTAAATGTACGATtcgttttaaaattcaattatattcagcatataaaaaattttgttcctTGAATTTTGTTGCGCAACTATTTGTTATTTCGGATAAAATGTGACCGCCTGAGCTGTCGCTAACATTTCCGAAGAGCAACGTACATTTTCTCGCTTAGAGGACAAGATAAACGATCATGCCACTCGATTTTGGCCTCGCTTGGCTATGATCGGATATCGTTAGTTTTCTGGAGATGACCCACTTCCATCACGGCTTTATTCGTTTTCGCTTCGTACTTTCCGCTCGCCACGTCGTTTATTAATCCCGTTTTGTTGTAGAAAAGGGGAAGATAACTACCATTTCACCCTTTCCTGGCTTCCGCAGCCGGAATCCTGTTAAGAGCCGATTACGATTCAACGAGGTAGAATTTATTGTCTCCCCGGCATCCGGCGTCGAGACGGTTGACAAACCGAGGgcacgataaaataattaataacaacgTCCGGATATACAACCGGTTACCTTTAATGGCACTACTTGTTGCAAAAACTCTGAAACCGTGGACAGATTAAAAATCGATGAAACGGATTCTCTCGTTTATAAATACGTTTAGTAGCAAGATGGCGCAAATAATAGAAAACGCATTCACTTTTTCGCGCGAACGAATGCTTGGAAATCTTGCTACGTTATTACgtagaaaagaaagaacgGCAAATTATcaagtaaaattatcatttttcataatattatattatattacgaattgtcaaataatattaataattgtcgtacaatattaatagtacaaagaaaatgagaaaatgatGGAATCGGCCAAATTATCACACCGAGAAATAATCGTTCACATAAATACGAGTATATCGCCACACACTCCTCTCCCCCTCATTTCGCACTTGGGTCACGGTAAAATAATCAGTCCCACAGAAGCGTCCGTAGGATATGTTTAGCGGCCAATCGCCAAGCGGTCAAAGAGGAGAAGAAAATGAGGGATTAATAAGGGCTACCAGGCGTGTGCACGCTTGTGACCTCCACACGTAGATCTACGCGCGTACATAGCGGTTCTGCTTTATACCCGGTGCACATTACGGTGCATTTATACATTATGTGTCATCATAAAAACACGTGCATGCATTGTAACGCGTCTACGAGGCACGGCCGTTTCATCCATTAGGCCCTTTAAATAAGATGCATGAAGCTTTTGCGAGCGTTTTGAGGAATGCTGAAGATCTCTGAGACCTGGAAGAGGCATAATAGCTTCAAAAccgcaaaaaagaaaaaaaaacgaaatcagtaaaaatttagtacaagtttttatattagttatagCAATAAATTTACTACGAAAATGCTGATTCGAAATCAACAACCTGCGAAAAACTACGATGTAATAACATATAGTCTCATATAACTTTTTCATAACATTACTTTCCGCGTATGACATTATTTCCAATTTAAAATCTAACGCAAACAAAAATCAGCTCCATTTGGCGGTCAAACAAGTTTTCACAACtttatctcgtaaaataaataaataaatgaacattttatttaacgcTCGAGACgtgattctatattttattacatctgaTATGGCGCGATACGCGGAATGGTGAGTTCCCTGAAAGATagtgcgaaagaaaaaaaaaaaaatgacgctACGAGAGTCTTAAAACGACTTC includes these proteins:
- the LOC126851297 gene encoding calexcitin-2 produces the protein MPLSEFRKKKLLFVFNAFFDVNESGTIDMKDFDLAVQRICNSKHWKPDDATTQHIKNTLTKVWEGLQQRADVDQDGQISRDEWYSMWEEYAKDPAHALEWQQTYMNFMFDLEDSSGDGSIDETEFSKVCSSHGVDEAEAREAFKKLGVGKEVTREKFADLWKQYFCSDDPNVPGNFIFGKTSF